One segment of Camelus ferus isolate YT-003-E chromosome 26, BCGSAC_Cfer_1.0, whole genome shotgun sequence DNA contains the following:
- the DDHD2 gene encoding phospholipase DDHD2 isoform X1, whose amino-acid sequence MSSVESLQEQLSQSDPSPSPNSCSSFELIDMDAGSLYEPVSPHWFYCKIIDSKETWIPFNSEDSQQLEEAYSSGKDCNGRVVPTDGGRYDVHLGERMRYAVYWDELASEVRRCTWFYKGDKDNKYVPYSESFSQVLEETYMLAVTLDEWKKKLESPNREIIILHNPKLMVHYQPVAGSDEWGSTPTEQGRPRTVKRGVENISVDIHCGEPLQIDHLVFVVHGIGPACDLRFRSIVQCVNDFRSVSLNLLQTHFKKAQENQQIGRVEFLPVNWHSPLHSTGVDVDLQRITLPSINRLRHFTNDTILDVFFYNSPTYCQTIVDTVASEMNRIYKLFLQRNPDFKGGVSIAGHSLGSLILFDILTNQKDSLGDTDSKKDSPDIVMDHGDTLTLEEDLKKLQLSEFFSIFEKEKVDKEALALCTDRDLQEMGIPLGPRKKILNYFRTRKNSMGINRLTLQSASGANMSNLSKESEFCSGTAGNDQHLDVGIGQVSVEYPRLIYKPEIFFAFGSPIGMFLTVRGLKRIDPNYKFPTCKGFFNIYHPFDPVAYRIEPMVVPGVEFEPMLIPHHKGRKRMHLELREGLTRMSMDLKNNLLGSLRMAWKSFTRAPYPALQASETAEETEAEPESGSEKPSDVSTEESPAAGKEDAPPINVGMLNGGQRIDYVLQEKPIESFNEYLFALQSHLCYWESEDTVLLVLKEIYQTQGIFLDQPLQ is encoded by the exons atgtcATCAGTGGAATCACTCCAGGAACAGTTGTCCCAGTCAGATCCATCTCCATCACCAAACTCATGTAGTTCCTTTGAGCTAATAGACATGGATGCTGGCAGTTTGTACGAACCAGTTTCTCCTCATTGGTTTTACTGTAAGATAATAGATTCTAAGGAGACATGGATTCCTTTCAATTCTGAGGATTCACAGCAACTGGAAGAGGCATATAGCTCTG GAAAAGATTGTAATGGGAGAGTGGTCCCCACTGATGGCGGCAGATATGATGTTCATCTGGGGGAGAGGATGCGGTACGCTGTGTACTGGGATGAGCTAGCATCAGAAGTGAGACGATGTACCTGGTTTTACAAGGGAGACAAAGATAATAAGTATGTTCCATATTCGGAGAGCTTCAGCCAAGTATTAGAG gaaacttATATGCTTGCTGTAACTctggatgaatggaaaaagaaactggAGTCTCCCAACAGAGAAATTATTATATTACACAATCCAAAG cTTATGGTGCATTACCAGCCAGTTGCAGGGTCTGATGAGTGGGGTTCAACACCCACTGAGCAGGGTCGACCAAGAACAGTGAAGAGAGGGGTTGAGAACATCTCTGTTGACATTCATTGCG GGGAACCTTTACAAATAGATCACTTGGTTTTTGTAGTCCACGGGATTGGACCAGCTTGTGATCTCCGCTTTCGGAGCATTGTACAGTGTG TTAATGATTTTCGCAGTGTTTCTTTGAACCTGCTACAGACGCATTTTAAGAAAGCCCAAGAAAATCAGCAGATTGGGAGGGTAGAATTTCTCCCAGTCAACTGGCACAGTCCTTTGCATTCCACTGGTGTGGACGT AGATCTGCAGCGAATAACCTTGCCCAGCATCAACCGCCTTCGGCACTTCACCAATGACACAATTCTGGATGTCTTCTTCTACAACAGCCCCACCTACTGTCAGACTATTGTGGACACGGTTGCTTCTGAAATGAACCGAATATATAAACTTTTTCTGCAGAGGAATCCTGATTTCAAAGGAGGTGTATCCATTGCTGGTCACAGTTTAG GTTCGCTTATATTGTTTGATATCCTAACAAATCAGAAGGATTCTTTGGGGGACACCGACAGTAAAAAG GATTCGCCGGATATTGTCATGGATCACGGAGACACACTGACATTAGAGGAGGATCTGAAGAAACTTCAACTGTCTGAATTCTTCAGTATCTTTGAGAAGGAGAAAGTAGATAAGGAAGCTCTg GCTTTATGTACAGACAGAGATCTTCAGGAAATGGGAATTCCCTTAGGACCAAGAAAGAAGATACTAAACTACTTCAGGACCAGAAAAAATTCAATG gGTATTAATAGACTGACCCTGCAGTCAGCTTCAGGGGCGAACATGTCTAACCTTTCCAAAGAGTCGGAGTTCTGCAGTGGTACTGCTGGAAATGATCAGCATCTGGATGTTGGCATCGGGCAG GTGTCTGTAGAATACCCCCGACTCATCTATAAACCAGAAATATTCTTTGCCTTTGGATCTCCCATTGGAATGTTCCTTACTGTCCGAGGACTAAAGAGAATTGACCCCAACTATAAATTTCCAACATGCAAAGGTTTCTTCAATATTTATCACCCT TTTGACCCTGTGGCCTATAGGATTGAACCCATGGTGGTCCCAGGAGTGGAGTTTGAGCCAATGCTGATCCCGCACCATAAAGGCAGGAAGCGGATGCACTTAG AACTGAGAGAGGGCCTGACCAGGATGAGCATGGACCTGAAGAACAACCTGCTCGGCTCACTGCGGATGGCCTGGAAGTCTTTCACCAGAGCCCCCTACCCTGCCTTACAGGCTTCAGAAACtgcagaagaaactgaagcagaacCTGAGTCAGGTTCAGAGAAGCCTAGTG ATGTTAGCACAGAGGAGAGCCCTGCGGCAGGGAAAGAAGACGCCCCCCCCATTAACGTGGGGATGCTGAACGGAGGCCAGCGCATTGACTACGTGCTCCAGGAGAAGCCCATTGAAAGttttaatgagtatttatttGCTTTACAAAGCCATCTGTGCTACTG
- the DDHD2 gene encoding phospholipase DDHD2 isoform X4 has protein sequence MNGKRNWSLPTEKLLYYTIQRDLQRITLPSINRLRHFTNDTILDVFFYNSPTYCQTIVDTVASEMNRIYKLFLQRNPDFKGGVSIAGHSLGSLILFDILTNQKDSLGDTDSKKDSPDIVMDHGDTLTLEEDLKKLQLSEFFSIFEKEKVDKEALALCTDRDLQEMGIPLGPRKKILNYFRTRKNSMGINRLTLQSASGANMSNLSKESEFCSGTAGNDQHLDVGIGQVSVEYPRLIYKPEIFFAFGSPIGMFLTVRGLKRIDPNYKFPTCKGFFNIYHPFDPVAYRIEPMVVPGVEFEPMLIPHHKGRKRMHLELREGLTRMSMDLKNNLLGSLRMAWKSFTRAPYPALQASETAEETEAEPESGSEKPSDVSTEESPAAGKEDAPPINVGMLNGGQRIDYVLQEKPIESFNEYLFALQSHLCYWESEDTVLLVLKEIYQTQGIFLDQPLQ, from the exons atgaatggaaaaagaaactggAGTCTCCCAACAGAGAAATTATTATATTACACAATCCAAAG AGATCTGCAGCGAATAACCTTGCCCAGCATCAACCGCCTTCGGCACTTCACCAATGACACAATTCTGGATGTCTTCTTCTACAACAGCCCCACCTACTGTCAGACTATTGTGGACACGGTTGCTTCTGAAATGAACCGAATATATAAACTTTTTCTGCAGAGGAATCCTGATTTCAAAGGAGGTGTATCCATTGCTGGTCACAGTTTAG GTTCGCTTATATTGTTTGATATCCTAACAAATCAGAAGGATTCTTTGGGGGACACCGACAGTAAAAAG GATTCGCCGGATATTGTCATGGATCACGGAGACACACTGACATTAGAGGAGGATCTGAAGAAACTTCAACTGTCTGAATTCTTCAGTATCTTTGAGAAGGAGAAAGTAGATAAGGAAGCTCTg GCTTTATGTACAGACAGAGATCTTCAGGAAATGGGAATTCCCTTAGGACCAAGAAAGAAGATACTAAACTACTTCAGGACCAGAAAAAATTCAATG gGTATTAATAGACTGACCCTGCAGTCAGCTTCAGGGGCGAACATGTCTAACCTTTCCAAAGAGTCGGAGTTCTGCAGTGGTACTGCTGGAAATGATCAGCATCTGGATGTTGGCATCGGGCAG GTGTCTGTAGAATACCCCCGACTCATCTATAAACCAGAAATATTCTTTGCCTTTGGATCTCCCATTGGAATGTTCCTTACTGTCCGAGGACTAAAGAGAATTGACCCCAACTATAAATTTCCAACATGCAAAGGTTTCTTCAATATTTATCACCCT TTTGACCCTGTGGCCTATAGGATTGAACCCATGGTGGTCCCAGGAGTGGAGTTTGAGCCAATGCTGATCCCGCACCATAAAGGCAGGAAGCGGATGCACTTAG AACTGAGAGAGGGCCTGACCAGGATGAGCATGGACCTGAAGAACAACCTGCTCGGCTCACTGCGGATGGCCTGGAAGTCTTTCACCAGAGCCCCCTACCCTGCCTTACAGGCTTCAGAAACtgcagaagaaactgaagcagaacCTGAGTCAGGTTCAGAGAAGCCTAGTG ATGTTAGCACAGAGGAGAGCCCTGCGGCAGGGAAAGAAGACGCCCCCCCCATTAACGTGGGGATGCTGAACGGAGGCCAGCGCATTGACTACGTGCTCCAGGAGAAGCCCATTGAAAGttttaatgagtatttatttGCTTTACAAAGCCATCTGTGCTACTG
- the DDHD2 gene encoding phospholipase DDHD2 isoform X2, whose product MSSVESLQEQLSQSDPSPSPNSCSSFELIDMDAGSLYEPVSPHWFYCKIIDSKETWIPFNSEDSQQLEEAYSSGKDCNGRVVPTDGGRYDVHLGERMRYAVYWDELASEVRRCTWFYKGDKDNKYVPYSESFSQVLEETYMLAVTLDEWKKKLESPNREIIILHNPKLMVHYQPVAGSDEWGSTPTEQGRPRTVKRGVENISVDIHCVNDFRSVSLNLLQTHFKKAQENQQIGRVEFLPVNWHSPLHSTGVDVDLQRITLPSINRLRHFTNDTILDVFFYNSPTYCQTIVDTVASEMNRIYKLFLQRNPDFKGGVSIAGHSLGSLILFDILTNQKDSLGDTDSKKDSPDIVMDHGDTLTLEEDLKKLQLSEFFSIFEKEKVDKEALALCTDRDLQEMGIPLGPRKKILNYFRTRKNSMGINRLTLQSASGANMSNLSKESEFCSGTAGNDQHLDVGIGQVSVEYPRLIYKPEIFFAFGSPIGMFLTVRGLKRIDPNYKFPTCKGFFNIYHPFDPVAYRIEPMVVPGVEFEPMLIPHHKGRKRMHLELREGLTRMSMDLKNNLLGSLRMAWKSFTRAPYPALQASETAEETEAEPESGSEKPSDVSTEESPAAGKEDAPPINVGMLNGGQRIDYVLQEKPIESFNEYLFALQSHLCYWESEDTVLLVLKEIYQTQGIFLDQPLQ is encoded by the exons atgtcATCAGTGGAATCACTCCAGGAACAGTTGTCCCAGTCAGATCCATCTCCATCACCAAACTCATGTAGTTCCTTTGAGCTAATAGACATGGATGCTGGCAGTTTGTACGAACCAGTTTCTCCTCATTGGTTTTACTGTAAGATAATAGATTCTAAGGAGACATGGATTCCTTTCAATTCTGAGGATTCACAGCAACTGGAAGAGGCATATAGCTCTG GAAAAGATTGTAATGGGAGAGTGGTCCCCACTGATGGCGGCAGATATGATGTTCATCTGGGGGAGAGGATGCGGTACGCTGTGTACTGGGATGAGCTAGCATCAGAAGTGAGACGATGTACCTGGTTTTACAAGGGAGACAAAGATAATAAGTATGTTCCATATTCGGAGAGCTTCAGCCAAGTATTAGAG gaaacttATATGCTTGCTGTAACTctggatgaatggaaaaagaaactggAGTCTCCCAACAGAGAAATTATTATATTACACAATCCAAAG cTTATGGTGCATTACCAGCCAGTTGCAGGGTCTGATGAGTGGGGTTCAACACCCACTGAGCAGGGTCGACCAAGAACAGTGAAGAGAGGGGTTGAGAACATCTCTGTTGACATTCATTGCG TTAATGATTTTCGCAGTGTTTCTTTGAACCTGCTACAGACGCATTTTAAGAAAGCCCAAGAAAATCAGCAGATTGGGAGGGTAGAATTTCTCCCAGTCAACTGGCACAGTCCTTTGCATTCCACTGGTGTGGACGT AGATCTGCAGCGAATAACCTTGCCCAGCATCAACCGCCTTCGGCACTTCACCAATGACACAATTCTGGATGTCTTCTTCTACAACAGCCCCACCTACTGTCAGACTATTGTGGACACGGTTGCTTCTGAAATGAACCGAATATATAAACTTTTTCTGCAGAGGAATCCTGATTTCAAAGGAGGTGTATCCATTGCTGGTCACAGTTTAG GTTCGCTTATATTGTTTGATATCCTAACAAATCAGAAGGATTCTTTGGGGGACACCGACAGTAAAAAG GATTCGCCGGATATTGTCATGGATCACGGAGACACACTGACATTAGAGGAGGATCTGAAGAAACTTCAACTGTCTGAATTCTTCAGTATCTTTGAGAAGGAGAAAGTAGATAAGGAAGCTCTg GCTTTATGTACAGACAGAGATCTTCAGGAAATGGGAATTCCCTTAGGACCAAGAAAGAAGATACTAAACTACTTCAGGACCAGAAAAAATTCAATG gGTATTAATAGACTGACCCTGCAGTCAGCTTCAGGGGCGAACATGTCTAACCTTTCCAAAGAGTCGGAGTTCTGCAGTGGTACTGCTGGAAATGATCAGCATCTGGATGTTGGCATCGGGCAG GTGTCTGTAGAATACCCCCGACTCATCTATAAACCAGAAATATTCTTTGCCTTTGGATCTCCCATTGGAATGTTCCTTACTGTCCGAGGACTAAAGAGAATTGACCCCAACTATAAATTTCCAACATGCAAAGGTTTCTTCAATATTTATCACCCT TTTGACCCTGTGGCCTATAGGATTGAACCCATGGTGGTCCCAGGAGTGGAGTTTGAGCCAATGCTGATCCCGCACCATAAAGGCAGGAAGCGGATGCACTTAG AACTGAGAGAGGGCCTGACCAGGATGAGCATGGACCTGAAGAACAACCTGCTCGGCTCACTGCGGATGGCCTGGAAGTCTTTCACCAGAGCCCCCTACCCTGCCTTACAGGCTTCAGAAACtgcagaagaaactgaagcagaacCTGAGTCAGGTTCAGAGAAGCCTAGTG ATGTTAGCACAGAGGAGAGCCCTGCGGCAGGGAAAGAAGACGCCCCCCCCATTAACGTGGGGATGCTGAACGGAGGCCAGCGCATTGACTACGTGCTCCAGGAGAAGCCCATTGAAAGttttaatgagtatttatttGCTTTACAAAGCCATCTGTGCTACTG
- the DDHD2 gene encoding phospholipase DDHD2 isoform X3 has translation MSSVESLQEQLSQSDPSPSPNSCSSFELIDMDAGSLYEPVSPHWFYCKIIDSKETWIPFNSEDSQQLEEAYSSGKDCNGRVVPTDGGRYDVHLGERMRYAVYWDELASEVRRCTWFYKGDKDNKYVPYSESFSQVLEETYMLAVTLDEWKKKLESPNREIIILHNPKLMVHYQPVAGSDEWGSTPTEQGRPRTVKRGVENISVDIHCGEPLQIDHLVFVVHGIGPACDLRFRSIVQCVNDFRSVSLNLLQTHFKKAQENQQIGRVEFLPVNWHSPLHSTGVDVDLQRITLPSINRLRHFTNDTILDVFFYNSPTYCQTIVDTVASEMNRIYKLFLQRNPDFKGGVSIAGHSLGSLILFDILTNQKDSLGDTDSKKDSPDIVMDHGDTLTLEEDLKKLQLSEFFSIFEKEKVDKEALALCTDRDLQEMGIPLGPRKKILNYFRTRKNSMGINRLTLQSASGANMSNLSKESEFCSGTAGNDQHLDVGIGQVSVEYPRLIYKPEIFFAFGSPIGMFLTVRGLKRIDPNYKFPTCKGFFNIYHPN, from the exons atgtcATCAGTGGAATCACTCCAGGAACAGTTGTCCCAGTCAGATCCATCTCCATCACCAAACTCATGTAGTTCCTTTGAGCTAATAGACATGGATGCTGGCAGTTTGTACGAACCAGTTTCTCCTCATTGGTTTTACTGTAAGATAATAGATTCTAAGGAGACATGGATTCCTTTCAATTCTGAGGATTCACAGCAACTGGAAGAGGCATATAGCTCTG GAAAAGATTGTAATGGGAGAGTGGTCCCCACTGATGGCGGCAGATATGATGTTCATCTGGGGGAGAGGATGCGGTACGCTGTGTACTGGGATGAGCTAGCATCAGAAGTGAGACGATGTACCTGGTTTTACAAGGGAGACAAAGATAATAAGTATGTTCCATATTCGGAGAGCTTCAGCCAAGTATTAGAG gaaacttATATGCTTGCTGTAACTctggatgaatggaaaaagaaactggAGTCTCCCAACAGAGAAATTATTATATTACACAATCCAAAG cTTATGGTGCATTACCAGCCAGTTGCAGGGTCTGATGAGTGGGGTTCAACACCCACTGAGCAGGGTCGACCAAGAACAGTGAAGAGAGGGGTTGAGAACATCTCTGTTGACATTCATTGCG GGGAACCTTTACAAATAGATCACTTGGTTTTTGTAGTCCACGGGATTGGACCAGCTTGTGATCTCCGCTTTCGGAGCATTGTACAGTGTG TTAATGATTTTCGCAGTGTTTCTTTGAACCTGCTACAGACGCATTTTAAGAAAGCCCAAGAAAATCAGCAGATTGGGAGGGTAGAATTTCTCCCAGTCAACTGGCACAGTCCTTTGCATTCCACTGGTGTGGACGT AGATCTGCAGCGAATAACCTTGCCCAGCATCAACCGCCTTCGGCACTTCACCAATGACACAATTCTGGATGTCTTCTTCTACAACAGCCCCACCTACTGTCAGACTATTGTGGACACGGTTGCTTCTGAAATGAACCGAATATATAAACTTTTTCTGCAGAGGAATCCTGATTTCAAAGGAGGTGTATCCATTGCTGGTCACAGTTTAG GTTCGCTTATATTGTTTGATATCCTAACAAATCAGAAGGATTCTTTGGGGGACACCGACAGTAAAAAG GATTCGCCGGATATTGTCATGGATCACGGAGACACACTGACATTAGAGGAGGATCTGAAGAAACTTCAACTGTCTGAATTCTTCAGTATCTTTGAGAAGGAGAAAGTAGATAAGGAAGCTCTg GCTTTATGTACAGACAGAGATCTTCAGGAAATGGGAATTCCCTTAGGACCAAGAAAGAAGATACTAAACTACTTCAGGACCAGAAAAAATTCAATG gGTATTAATAGACTGACCCTGCAGTCAGCTTCAGGGGCGAACATGTCTAACCTTTCCAAAGAGTCGGAGTTCTGCAGTGGTACTGCTGGAAATGATCAGCATCTGGATGTTGGCATCGGGCAG GTGTCTGTAGAATACCCCCGACTCATCTATAAACCAGAAATATTCTTTGCCTTTGGATCTCCCATTGGAATGTTCCTTACTGTCCGAGGACTAAAGAGAATTGACCCCAACTATAAATTTCCAACATGCAAAGGTTTCTTCAATATTTATCACCCT AACTGA